In Larimichthys crocea isolate SSNF chromosome VI, L_crocea_2.0, whole genome shotgun sequence, one genomic interval encodes:
- the hey2 gene encoding hairy/enhancer-of-split related with YRPW motif protein 2 codes for MKRPCEDSSSAESDVEDETIDVGSESIYPGHVKASFIRCGSPTTTTQVMARKKRRGIIEKRRRDRINNSLSELRRLVPTAFEKQGSAKLEKAEILQMTVDHLKVLQATGGKGYFDAHALALDFLSLGFRECVTEVSRYLSSVEGLDSSDPLRSRLLSHLTSCVSQRDAAALSMTSHSPHHPHHQHHPHQQQQPPPLPHPFHPHHWAAAAAAAVATAAAFRPMPAASYGLTTDAGGGGATQRSSSFSSFADSTTSSSSPSSSSSSLVLPCTPTPLSASLLSLSASFPITLHGGFPIIPPSSFTTATTSPPISSSSSSSSSQTPHSSSKPYRPWGTEVGAF; via the exons ATGAAGCGGCCGTGTGAGGACAGCAGCTCGGCAGAAAGTGACGTGGAGGATGAGACCATCGATGTGGGCAGTGAGAGCATTTATCCGGG GCACGTGAAGGCGTCCTTCATCAGGTGTGGCTCGCCGACCACAACCACTCAAGTGATGGCGAGGAAGAAGCGCAGAGGG ATCATCGAGAAGAGACGCAGAGACAGAATCAACAACAGTCTGTCCGAGTTACGGAGGCTCGTCCCCACCGCCTTCGAGAAGCAG ggTTCGGCTAAACTGGAGAAGGCTGAGATTCTTCAGATGACCGTGGACCATCTGAAGGTTCTGCAGGCCACCGGAGGGAAAG gttaCTTTGACGCCCACGCTCTGGCTCTGGACTTCCTGTCTCTGGGCTTCAGGGAGTGTGTGACGGAGGTTTCCCGTTACCTGAGCTCTGTGGAGGGTTTGGACTCCAGCGACCCGTTGCGCTCCCGCCTCCTCTCCCACCTCACCTCCTGCGTCTCCCAACGCGACGCCGCCGCCCTCTCCATGACCTCCCATTCGCCACATCAcccccaccaccagcaccacccccaccagcagcagcagcctccccCTTTACCTCACCCCTTCCACCCTCATCACTGGGCCGCCGCTGCAGCCGCCGCCGTCGCCACCGCGGCCGCGTTCCGCCCTATGCCGGCCGCCTCGTACGGACTGACTACGGACGCCGGAGGAGGTGGAGCCACCCAGCGaagctcctccttctcctccttcgcagactccaccacctcctcctcctctccttcctcctcctcctcgtctctcgTCCTCCCCTGCACTCCCACTCCTCTCTccgcctccctcctctccctctcggCATCATTTCCCATCACTCTCCACGGAGGTTTCCCCatcatccctccttcctctttcaccaccgccaccaccagtcctcccatctcctcctcctcctcctcctcctcctcccagacTCCGCACAGCAGCAGTAAACCGTACCGACCGTGGGGCACCGAGGTCGGAGCGTTCTGA